The window TGCCGCACATGGCCATCGCCCTCGAACAGGGTGATGCCTGCAGCTTCCCGATGCGTTTGCGGCACGGCGCGCAGGCGGGGATGAAGCGGTTCGCCCTCGGCCCGCAGACGGATATGCGAGGCGATTTGCGGGAAATCCTGGGGGGTCAGCGCATCGCCCTCGCACAACACAGCCGCGCGGAAGAGGGCGTTCTGAAGCTGGCGTACATTGCCCGGCCAGTCATGCTGCATCAGCAGCGCCAGGGCGTCGTCCGTCAGGCCCAGGCTGCGCAGCCCCGGCTGGGTTGCGATCCGCGCGAGCAGATGGCGGCACAGCGCGGGCACATCGCCGATCCGGTCCCGCAACGGCGGCACGGTCAACTGGACGACGTTCAGGCGATAATAAAGATCTTCGCGGAAACGTCCGGCTTCGATCTCATCGACCAGCCGCTTGTTCGTGGCGGCGATGACGCGCACATCGACATGGATCGGCCGCCGCGCGCCGATCGGTTGTACCTCTCCATCCTGAAGCACGCGCAGCAGCTTGACCTGGGCGTCGAGCGGCATTTCGCTGATTTCGTCCAGGAAGATGGTTCCCATGTCGGCGGATGCGAATTTGCCGACCTGCCGCTCGAACGCGCCGGTGAAAGCGCCACGCTCATGGCCAAAGAGGTCCGATTCGACCAGATTGGCGGGAATCGCGCCGCAATTCACTGTCACCATGTCCTGTTTATGGCGCGGGGAGGCAGCATGGATGGCGCGGGCGATGACGTCCTTGCCCACGCCGCTCTCGCCTTCGATCAGGACCGGCACGCGTGCGCGCGCAGCTTTTGCCGCGATGGCGAGCGCCGCGCGGAACTGCGGCGCTGCGCCGACAACATCTTCAAAGGAAAGGGCGGCGGAAATCTTTTCGGTGAGCGGTCGCAGTTCCCCCTTGCCATGTTCGTTCGACAAGGTGGCGTTGAGCGCGGCAAGCAGTCTTTCGGGTGCTACCGGCTTTGCGAGATAGTCGGTGGCGCCTGCCCGCATCGCTTCAACGGCGACCGCCACGCTGTTATGCGCAGTCAGGATCAGGATGGGCAAGGCAGGCCTGCGGGCGCGCAATTCGCGCACCAGGCCAGCCGCGTCGTAGCCGGGACTCCATTGATCGAGCAGCACCGCGTCCAGACGCATGCCGTCCTGCGTGCCGAGCATCGCAATGGCCATGTCGCCGTCATTGGCGAAGATCGTGCGCCATCCGGCGCGGGCTGCAAGCGCGGACACGAGCCTGCGCTGGGCAGGCTCCTCATCGATCAGCATCAGCATGGGAACGCCGTCGCGCGCCATCTTATCCCTCTTCATGAACTATGGCCGCAGCCTAGTGGAAGCGGGTAAAGGCGGCCTTAACCGGAAAGTTTTTCTTCCTCGGTTTCGAGGTTGAGGGGGGAGGGGCTTGTCGATAAGAGGGGCCCGCTCAAACACAGGCTGTCAAGGGAACGGACATGGCGTCAGAAGGAAATATGGAGAGCGCGAACCAGACCTATGCAGGGTTCGTGTCCCTCGTGAAGTGGGGCACCATCGCCAGCGTGATTCTGGCTGCAATCGTCGTCCTGCTGATCTCCAGCTAAGATCAGCGCCGCCAGGGGGATGTCGATGAAAATTGCAATTATCAAGGAACTCGCCGAGGGCGAGCGCCGGGTTGCCGGTACGCCGGAAACCGTCAAGAAATTCGTGGGTCTGGGCGCAGATGTCGCGGTGGAATCAGGCGCGGGCCTGTCCGCCTCCATCGCCGATGCCGACTATGCAGCTATGGGCGCCACTTTGGGCGACCGCGCGGCGACTGTCGCGGGCGCGGACATCATATTGGGTGTCCAGGGGCCGGACGTGGCCAGCATCACCGGCGCCAAGCCCGGCGCATGGGTGGTCGCGGGTCTTAATCCCTTCGTGGAGCGCGCGCGCGTCGATGCCTATGCGGCGGCGGGCTATGAAGCGTTGGCCATGGAGTTCATGCCGCGCATCACCCGCGCCCAGTCGATGGACATTCTTTCGTCGCAGTCGAACCTCGCCGGTTACAAGGCGGTGCTGGACGCGGCCTATGAATATGGCCGCGCTTTCCCAATGATGATGACCGCGGCGGGCACGATTTCCCCGGCCAAGGCGTTCATCATGGGCGTCGGCGTCGCCGGGCTTCAGGCTATCGCGACCGCCAAGCGTCTCGGCGCGCAGGTCTCGGCGACGGACGTTCGCTCCGCCACCAAGGAGCAGATCGAGAGCCTCGGCGCGAAGGCCGTGTTCGTCGAAAGCGTTGCCGGCATCGAGGGCGAAGGCACAGGCGGCTACGCCACCGAGATGTCGGAAGATTATCAAAAGGCGCAGGCCGAACTGGTATCCAGCCACATCGCCAAGCAGGATATCGTCATCACCACGGCGCTTATCCCCGGCAAACCTGCGCCGCGCCTTATCACCGACGCGCAGATCGCGACGATGAAGCCGGGCAGCGTGATCGTCGATCTCGCCGTCGAGCAGGGCGGCAATGTCGAGGGCGCGGTGCTGGGCCAGGTGGTCGAGCGCCATGGCGTGAAGATCGTGGGTCACAAGAATGTGCCTTCGCGTCTCGCGACTGACGCGTCCGCCCTGTTCGCGCGCAACCTCTATAATTTCCTCTCGGCCTTCTGGAACAAGGAACAGAACGCGCCGGTGCTGGATGAGGAAATCGGTAACGCGATCCGCGTGACGCAAGGCGGCAAGGTCGTCAGCGAACGCCTGCTGTAATGGCCGGAAGCCCTCCCTGTCCCGGTGGCGGGGAGGGCAGGCCGTCGGGGGAATGTCCGCTCCTCCTGTTCACCTCCTGAAAGTGGGATCGAGAAAGGAATGAGCATGCTTTTCCTCTTCTCCTTTCTTCTGGCCTGCGCGGTCGGCGCATTCGCGGTCTGGCGCCTGCCGTTTGAGCGCCTTGCGGGGCTGCTCACCCCCCTTCTTCTACTCTCCTCGTCGGGCATCGCGGGCGCGCTCGTTGTGGCGGCCGAGGCGGGCAGCGCTGCCGCGCGCTATCTTGGCCTGATTGCAATCCTCCTGGCGTGCGCTTCCTTCTGCGGCGCGTTCATTGCCACGCGACGCCTGGAAAAGACCGGGCAGATCACTTCCCGTTTGTGAGCGTAGCGCCTTGATCGATGCCGTCACGCTTGCCTGGGCCGTCGCGGCCCTGCTCTTTTTCCTGTCGCTATGGCCGTCGGACGGGACGCCTGCGCGGAGGCAGCGCAACACGGCCGCGGCGGGGATCGCCCTGTTGTCCGCCGCTGCGGTGTACGGCATGGATTTTATCAACATGCCCGAGATTGTCGGCGCGCTGGTCATCGGTGCAGCGCTGGGACTGTTGATGGCGCGCGAATGGCCATATCATAGGCTGTTCGTTCTGATGACCGGGTTTGCTGGCCTTGCCGGGAGCGCCGCCATATGCGCGGCAGCGGCCGTCTGGCTCAATCCCTATGCGTTCGGCCTGATCGACCAGGGAAGCGACGGCATCGCCACGCGGCACATGGTCATGCTCGTCATGACCATGTCGACAGGTGCAGTCGCATGCGGCGCTGCATTCGTTGCGCTGATCGGACGCGGGGTGAGCAGCGCCGCCCTGCTTGCGCTGGCGATTGGCATGGCGGGCTGGTCAGCCGCGGCCCTGGCGTTTCTGTTGCAAAATATCGGCATGGTGGCGGCGGGTGGCCTTGCCGGGGCGGGCGGCGCCGTCCTTGCTCTGCGCCTATGGGGCAGAGCGCGGGGGCGGGGGATTGCCGATACAGGGCGCGGCCCGTAACGCTTGGATGGCAAGATGCAGGAGCCTCCTGCCGGTGCAATTGGGGTAAGACATTAGATGCAGAAGCTCGGTTTGATCGGCGGTCTCAGCTGGACGTCCACGGGACGCTATTACCAGATCATCAACCAGGCGGTTCACCGCGCGAAGGGCGGCCAGCACAGCGCCCCGCTGTTGATCGAGAGCCTGGACTTTGCGGACATTGGCCGCTCAACCACCGAAGAGGAATGGGTTCATGCCGCGCGGGTGCTGACCGCGTCGGCCCGCCGGCTGGAGCAGGCAGGGGCGAGGGCGCTGCTGATCTGCGCCAACAGCATGCACCGCGTCTATGACGAAGTGCAGGCGGGCGTGGATGTGCCCATCGTCCACATCGCCGATGCGGTTGGCCGCAAGATGAAGGCGGACGGCGTGGAAAAGGCAGCGCTTCTCGGCACCCGCAATGTCATGACCGAAAAATTCTACCGCCAGCGGCTGGTGGGGCATGGGATATCCCTGCTGCCGCCGGACCTCGAACTGGCCGAACGGATTGACCGCATCGTTTATGAGGAACTGACCATCGGCAAGGTCAGCCGGGAATCCGAACGCTATATGCGTTCCGAACTGACCGACATCGCCAAGGAAAATGTGCAGGCGGCGATCCTGGCCTGTACGGAGCTGGAGATGATCGTCGATGTAAAGGCGAATGTCTTGCCGATCTACGATGGCACCGCCATCCATGCGCGGGCCGGGGTGGATGTGATCCTCGGCGACTGAACCGACAAAAAAAAGGGGACGCCTTTCAGCGCCCCCTTCTTCTCTCCTGTTATATCGTCAGAATGCCGTGCTGATCGAGCAGGCCGCAGGGCCAAGGATCACGACGAACAGCGTCGGCAGGATGAAGAGGATGAGCGGCACCGTCATGATCGCGGGCAGGCGCGCGGCCTTTTCCTCGGCGCGCATCATGCGTTCATGGCGGAATTCGGCGGACAGCACGCGCAGGGCCGAGGCGAGCGGCGTGCCATATTTTTCCGTTTGGATCATGGTCGTGACCACGCCCTTGATCGCGTCCAGCTTCACGCGGTTGGCCAGATTTTCAAAGGCCATGCGCCGTTCGGTCAGGAAACTGAGTTCGATCGCCGTCAGCTGAAATTCATCGCCCAGTTCCGGATAGGCCTTGCCCAATTCCTTCGACACGCGGGCGAAGGCGGCATCGACCGTCAAGCCCGCCTCGGCGCAGATGACGAGCAGGTCGAGCGCATCGGGCAAGCCCTTGCGAATCGCGGCGGAACGCTTCTGCACCTGATTGTCGATGAAGATGTCGGGCGCCTTGTAGGACAGCAGCAACGCACCGGCGAACGCCATGAAACGCTTGGCCCCGCCCCATTCGGGGAACATCCCTACGCCATAAAGCAGCAGGGCCGCCGTGCCCCCGACCAGAATCGGCAGCACCAGGCGACCGAAGATGACCGCGACCGCCCAGTCCTTCGACCGGATGCCCGCCTGCGCCAGCTTGATCTGTGCATCTTTAAGCTGATCGTCCTGCAGCACCTTGAGGCCCGACAGGAACGACCGCATCTGGTCGGTCGCCTGGTTCTTCTTGACCAGCTTCGCGCGGCGGCGCGCGGTGGAGGCGGTGATGCCCGCCTTCAACTGTTCGCGGCGTTCGTTCAGCGCCTTGACCCGCTTGGCCATGGGATCGCGCACGGTCATGACCGAATAGAGGACGAACATCATCGCCAGCGTCGCAACCGCGGCAAGCAGCGTGCCGAAATCGGTGGCGGACAGGCCAAAGAGCGTGCCGGCGGGGAGGGGAGCGGTTTCCATGACTGTCTTTCCCCGTCAGATCTCGAAGTTGATCATCTGCGCCATGATGAAGACGCCGATCCCCATCCAGCACATGCCGCCCAGACCGATGACCTGCATCGTCGACATCCCGAACAGGCCCGCCGGATCGGACGTGAAGAATGGGGCCATATACTGGAAGTTGATGTAGCAGATCATGCCGAACACCAGGAACGGCAGCGCGCCGATGATGTAGGCCGACGCCTTGGATTCGGACGACATCGCGCGGATTTTCAGTTTCATCTGCGCGCGCTGGCGCAGCACCGTGGCCAGGTTCGACAGGGTTTCGGCCAGGTTGCCGCCCGTTTCGCGCTGGATCGCCAGGCTGATGACGAAAAACTGGAACTCAGGCGTGCCCAGCCGGTCGGCCGTTTCCTGCAGCGCCTGGTCCATGGTCTTGCCGATCTTGATCCGTTCGGTGATCAGCTTGAACTCTTCGCCAACAGGGCCCGGCACTTCGCTCGCCACGACGCCCAGCGTTTCGGTGATGGGCAGGCCAGAGCGCAGGCCACGCGTCAGCAGTTCCAGCGCGTCCGGGAATTTGGCGGTGAATTGAAATACGCGCTTCTTGATCAGGCGTCCCACCCACATATGGGGCAGGGCCAGCCCCGCGGCCAGGCTGACCATGATCGCCAGCAGCGGCGGGAAGCCGCGCACGAACATCACCGCGCACAGCGTCAGGGCGACGATGGAGCACGCGGTCATATACTGGCTGACCGTCCATTTTTTGCCGGTCATCCTGATGCGCTTGGCGAGATTTTCGGGGTTGGGCACCAGCGACACGAGCATCTTCATTTCGCTGCCGGGCTGCCGGTTCGAAATGACCTTGCGCATCCGCGCTTCCATCAGTGCATCGGTCGAACCGCTATGACGTTCGCGGATCAGGGCGACGCGCCGCTTGCTCGCCTTGTCGGCTGAAGGCCCGGCAAAGGCCATCGCGACCAAGCCTGTGAAGGTCGTCAGCAGCACCAGCAGCAGGATGAAATTGCCGTCCATCTGTTCGCCCATTCCCGTAAAGCCGCCACGCCGCCACTGGCAGCGTAGCGCGCTTGAAACTTACGCCTTGGCCTTTTCCTTGCGGGCCGGGATCAGGCTTCTGAGATCGCCGATCTTGCCCAGCAGGGAATCGCCCTTCTTCTTCGCTGCCTTGCCGTCGCCAGCGGCTTCGTGGTCGTCAGCCGCGCCGACCACCGCGTCGAGCAGGGTTGCGCAGGCCGATCCGACCTTGCTGCCCTTGGCTGTTTCGGCCAGCGTCTTGCCGAGTTTGGCGGACTGGGCGGCAACCCGCAGATCGAACGGGATCAGGATATCGACCTTGCGTTCGATCGACGTTTCGAAATCCTTGCGGTTGATTTCCGGCACGCCCGTATGCACGCGATTGGCGACCACCAGCACGCGCGACTGGGGCGCGTTGCTCTTCAGCCAGGAAAGGATGCGGATCGAATCGCGCGCCGCCGCCAGCGTCAGTTCGGTGACGACCACCGCGACATTGACGTCGCTCATCAGATGGGGATGCTGGATCAGCATGTGGCGCGGCAGATCGATGACGCTGCATTCGAACGCCGCGCGGAATTCCTCCAGCAGCTGGTAGAATGCGCCGCCATCGGTCAGCATCGGCTGGCTGATCGGCGCTTCGGCCGACAGGATCGCCAATGTGTCGCTTGCGCGCACCATGGCGCGTTCGATGAACAGGCCGTCGATGCGGCTTGGATTGTCGATCGCGTCGGTCAGGCCACGGCCCGGTTCCAGATCCATCGCCAGCGCGTTGGTGCCGAAATGGACGTCCAGGTCCAGCAGGGCGGTAGGCCGCTTCTGCTTTTCCGACAGCAGCCAGCCGAGCGAGGTCGCGATGCTCGACGCACCGACGCCGCCGCGCGTGCCGATGACAGCGACGGTCATGTGCGGGCGTTCAGGCGCGGCGTCACGCGGCGCAAAGAACACGGCCTGCGCCTGCGCCAGAGCGTCGCGCAACTGGTCAGCGCCAAAGGGCTTGAGCAGATAATCCTGTATCCCGCTGGCCAGCAGGTCGCGATACAGGCGCACGTCATTGACCTGACCGGCGGCGATCACCACCGTTCCCGGCTCGCAGACTTCCGCCAGGCTGTTGATGTCGTTCAGCGGATCGCCGCTTTCGGACATGTCGACAAACAGGATTTGAGGGGATGCGCTGACCGACAGGCTCTGCACGGCGTTGCGCATGCCGCCCTTGTTCACCTTTTCAGGCGCCCAGCCCATTTCGGCGGCGACCATCGCCAGCAGGTCGTGGCTGTGATCGTCGCAAACAAAGGCGTGGAAGGGGTCGCGCTGTCCAGACATGGCAGGTTTCCAGGGTGCGTTCATGATCAGCGGCCTCCCGACAGCGATTTGAGATCTCCAGAACCGGTCGGCACTTTTTCGCGATAGGTTGAAATCGCGCGGTTCGATGTCGCGGTGCGCAGGTCGCTAGCGCTGCTCTGGCCACGGACCAGATCGTCGGGGTTGGCGACCATGGCGGCAAGGTTGCCGTTGACGCCACAACCGAAGTTCGATGTGGTGCCTAGCTGAACATTGGTTTCGCCCTTGTCGGACCAGTCGGGGCAACCCGGCACACGGGCGACGGCACGACGGACGACCAGCCGGACGCTGCCAGCGGGCGCAGCGCCAGCCGCAGCCGAACTGTCTTCACTCACCAGCATGCCGCGCCGCGCCACCACATCGGCGATGCCGTCGCGCAGCGTGGGGCTATAATAGGCGTCGGTCACAATCGCGACCTGATCGCCATAGCCAAGGCCGATGGATGCAAACCAGTCGTCCAGGCGGCGCGCTTCCGAAGCGGTCAGGCCGCCGTCAGGCCCGGCCTGCACATCAAAGGTGTAGGCGTCGTGGCTGACGACCGGCTGATGCACCGATTCGACCCCGCGATTGACGTCGGTCTGGCAGGCGGCGAGCGGCAGCGCCAGCAGGGCAAGGGCGCCGATGCGGACGAAATTCTTGGCGAACATGGAAGTCATGACTGTCGTCCTTCCGATCAGAAACTGAAGCCGGGAGCGGCGGCCGTCTTGGCCGGACGCTTGCCCTCGGCGCGGGCCGCCACCACCGGCAGCGAGGCGGATGCCTGCGGGCCGGGAGTGGGTGCAGGCCCGCTGGGTTCGCGGCGAGGCATTGGCGCACGCGCGCCGCTCACCCCGTCGGTGCCCTGCTGGAACAGCAGCCCCTGACCCACATTGGAATTGCGGTAGCCGTCCGTCGGCAGACGCGCATCCGAAGCGTTCATCGGCTTCACCAGATAGGGGGTGACCAGAATGACCAGTTCGGTTTCATGGCGCTGGAACCGGCGCGACTTGAACAGGCTGCCCAGGATCGGGATTTCGCCGAAGCCCGGCGTCTTGCTGATCGAATTGGCGGTATCGTTGTTCAGCAGGCCTGCAATCATGAACGCCTGCCCCGAACCCAGTTCAACGGTTGTTTCGGCGGTCCGGCTCTTTAGCGCCGGGACCGTCGTGTTTACCGAAAAGTCCAGCGTCGACACGGTGGGGCGGACACGCAGCGAAATGCGGCCATCCGCCAGGACGGTGGGCGTGAACGCCAACTGCACGCCATATTGCTTGAATTCGATGCTGTTGCCCTGCGTCCCGTTGCTGTCGGTATAGGGATATTCGCCACCGGCCAGGAAGCTCGCCGTCTCACCCGACAGCGCGGTCAGGTTCGGCTGGGCGAGGGAGGTCGCAAGGCCGCTCGATTCTGCGAGATCCAGCGCGCCTGCGACGTCCATGCCCAGCAGGTTGGCAACGAAGCCAAGCGAAGTACCGCCGTCGGCAACTTGATTAAAATTATAGCTTGTCCGACCCGTAACAGGATTAGTGGTCCCGGTTACGAACTGTCGATCGGCACGACCGATTCTGTCAATGATGCGTCCGGAGCCGTTAGCCAACCCCAAAAGATTCACGCCGACCTGATGTCCCAGGTCACGGCTGACTTCCGCGATCTTGACCTGCAGGCTGACCTGAAGCGGCGTCGCGGTGCGCAGGCGGCTGACTACCGTCACATCCTTGCCGACGAAAGCCTGGGTCAGGCGCTCGGCCTCGGCGGCATCCTCGGGTGCTGCGACGGTGCCGGTCAGCAGAACCATGCCGTTCATCTTGTTGACCGCGATCTGCGCGCCCGGCATCGCCAGTTTCAGCATGTCGTCGATGCTGGTCAGGTTGTTGCCGACGCGGACCGTGCCGGAAAACAGCACCTTGCCGTTGGTGGCGGTGACGAACACGCTGGTTTCGCCCGCCGCCTTGGCGATCAGGTACAGCTGGTTCTGGGCGCGGACATGGACATCGACCACATTGGGGTCGCCGATCACGACGTCCGACATCTTGGCGTTGAGGTTGATGATCTTGCTGCCGCCCACCGACATCAGGATCGCATTGTCCTGCATCGACGAGGGCGCGGCGTTGAGAGCGGTGGTCGGCGTGGCCGCCATGGCGACCGCCAGGCCCAGCGCGATCGCGGGGCCAATGAGCGGTTTGACCGCCGCCTTGCCCGTATGAAGGTTGAAACGCGTCATCTTATTTCCCCCCGACCGGAACAACGGTCACATTGGTTCCGCGTGCGACGCGGATGACTGGTCCGCTGCCTGCGCCGATGCCAGAAGAAGCGCCGCCCAAAGGCACGGCCCCGGCAGCAGCGGTCTGCAGCGGCTTGGCGGGGACGGAGCTGCGCTGGTAGCGCGACACGTCGGCGCCGGTGGAAAAGGTGCTGCCCTTGTCGACCGGACGAGCGGCGAGCTTTGCGATGATCTTCTTTTCCGCGTTCGGATTGGCGCCGTCGGGCAGGTCGATGTCCGAACCTGCGATGGCGGCGTCAAGGTCGGACGCATTGTCCGCGATCGAACGCAGCGTCAGCGAGAGCGAGCCGATGGTCTGCGCCACCGCGATCTTCTCGGCGATCTTGGGCGTCACTTCGATGGTGACGTTGGAATAGGTCTGCACGACCGGCTTGCCGTCCGCGCCCAGCGCGTCCATGCGCTGGTCGGTGGCGAGCACGCGCAGGTTGCGCAGGATGGTTTCGGAAACCTTGAGCGGTTCGCCGTCGCCGCCGCCAGACACGCTCTGCGTCAGCATCAGGTCGACGCGGTCGCCCGGGAAGACGAAGCCCGCGACCGAATTCTGGGCGGATACCGGCACTGTGACGGCGCGCATGCCCGGCCCGAGCGCTGCGGCGAGGAAACCGCGCTCACCCGGCTTGATGACCGAACCAACCGTCATGGGCTGTCCGGCGGAGATGGCGGTGCGCACGACGCTGCCCGCCAGCTTTGCCGGATCGGCCTGGCCTTGCAGATAATAGGCCTGCTCGACCAGATCTTTGGG of the Sphingobium herbicidovorans genome contains:
- a CDS encoding type II secretion system F family protein, with protein sequence MDGNFILLLVLLTTFTGLVAMAFAGPSADKASKRRVALIRERHSGSTDALMEARMRKVISNRQPGSEMKMLVSLVPNPENLAKRIRMTGKKWTVSQYMTACSIVALTLCAVMFVRGFPPLLAIMVSLAAGLALPHMWVGRLIKKRVFQFTAKFPDALELLTRGLRSGLPITETLGVVASEVPGPVGEEFKLITERIKIGKTMDQALQETADRLGTPEFQFFVISLAIQRETGGNLAETLSNLATVLRQRAQMKLKIRAMSSESKASAYIIGALPFLVFGMICYINFQYMAPFFTSDPAGLFGMSTMQVIGLGGMCWMGIGVFIMAQMINFEI
- a CDS encoding NAD(P) transhydrogenase subunit alpha — its product is MKIAIIKELAEGERRVAGTPETVKKFVGLGADVAVESGAGLSASIADADYAAMGATLGDRAATVAGADIILGVQGPDVASITGAKPGAWVVAGLNPFVERARVDAYAAAGYEALAMEFMPRITRAQSMDILSSQSNLAGYKAVLDAAYEYGRAFPMMMTAAGTISPAKAFIMGVGVAGLQAIATAKRLGAQVSATDVRSATKEQIESLGAKAVFVESVAGIEGEGTGGYATEMSEDYQKAQAELVSSHIAKQDIVITTALIPGKPAPRLITDAQIATMKPGSVIVDLAVEQGGNVEGAVLGQVVERHGVKIVGHKNVPSRLATDASALFARNLYNFLSAFWNKEQNAPVLDEEIGNAIRVTQGGKVVSERLL
- a CDS encoding aa3-type cytochrome c oxidase subunit IV; its protein translation is MASEGNMESANQTYAGFVSLVKWGTIASVILAAIVVLLISS
- a CDS encoding CpaD family pilus assembly protein, producing the protein MTSMFAKNFVRIGALALLALPLAACQTDVNRGVESVHQPVVSHDAYTFDVQAGPDGGLTASEARRLDDWFASIGLGYGDQVAIVTDAYYSPTLRDGIADVVARRGMLVSEDSSAAAGAAPAGSVRLVVRRAVARVPGCPDWSDKGETNVQLGTTSNFGCGVNGNLAAMVANPDDLVRGQSSASDLRTATSNRAISTYREKVPTGSGDLKSLSGGR
- the cpaB gene encoding Flp pilus assembly protein CpaB, with product MDAKKILLLAGALIIAVTTALLARNMLSSSGAPQASASSMPVEANQPHVLVATKALPVGTILDAESFRFQPWPKDLVEQAYYLQGQADPAKLAGSVVRTAISAGQPMTVGSVIKPGERGFLAAALGPGMRAVTVPVSAQNSVAGFVFPGDRVDLMLTQSVSGGGDGEPLKVSETILRNLRVLATDQRMDALGADGKPVVQTYSNVTIEVTPKIAEKIAVAQTIGSLSLTLRSIADNASDLDAAIAGSDIDLPDGANPNAEKKIIAKLAARPVDKGSTFSTGADVSRYQRSSVPAKPLQTAAAGAVPLGGASSGIGAGSGPVIRVARGTNVTVVPVGGK
- a CDS encoding type II secretion system F family protein, with the protein product METAPLPAGTLFGLSATDFGTLLAAVATLAMMFVLYSVMTVRDPMAKRVKALNERREQLKAGITASTARRRAKLVKKNQATDQMRSFLSGLKVLQDDQLKDAQIKLAQAGIRSKDWAVAVIFGRLVLPILVGGTAALLLYGVGMFPEWGGAKRFMAFAGALLLSYKAPDIFIDNQVQKRSAAIRKGLPDALDLLVICAEAGLTVDAAFARVSKELGKAYPELGDEFQLTAIELSFLTERRMAFENLANRVKLDAIKGVVTTMIQTEKYGTPLASALRVLSAEFRHERMMRAEEKAARLPAIMTVPLILFILPTLFVVILGPAACSISTAF
- a CDS encoding aspartate/glutamate racemase family protein, with protein sequence MQKLGLIGGLSWTSTGRYYQIINQAVHRAKGGQHSAPLLIESLDFADIGRSTTEEEWVHAARVLTASARRLEQAGARALLICANSMHRVYDEVQAGVDVPIVHIADAVGRKMKADGVEKAALLGTRNVMTEKFYRQRLVGHGISLLPPDLELAERIDRIVYEELTIGKVSRESERYMRSELTDIAKENVQAAILACTELEMIVDVKANVLPIYDGTAIHARAGVDVILGD
- a CDS encoding proton-translocating transhydrogenase family protein; translation: MLFLFSFLLACAVGAFAVWRLPFERLAGLLTPLLLLSSSGIAGALVVAAEAGSAAARYLGLIAILLACASFCGAFIATRRLEKTGQITSRL
- a CDS encoding sigma-54-dependent transcriptional regulator — translated: MARDGVPMLMLIDEEPAQRRLVSALAARAGWRTIFANDGDMAIAMLGTQDGMRLDAVLLDQWSPGYDAAGLVRELRARRPALPILILTAHNSVAVAVEAMRAGATDYLAKPVAPERLLAALNATLSNEHGKGELRPLTEKISAALSFEDVVGAAPQFRAALAIAAKAARARVPVLIEGESGVGKDVIARAIHAASPRHKQDMVTVNCGAIPANLVESDLFGHERGAFTGAFERQVGKFASADMGTIFLDEISEMPLDAQVKLLRVLQDGEVQPIGARRPIHVDVRVIAATNKRLVDEIEAGRFREDLYYRLNVVQLTVPPLRDRIGDVPALCRHLLARIATQPGLRSLGLTDDALALLMQHDWPGNVRQLQNALFRAAVLCEGDALTPQDFPQIASHIRLRAEGEPLHPRLRAVPQTHREAAGITLFEGDGHVRQLAEIEADVIRLAIGHYRGRMTEVARRLGIGRSTLYRKLAELGIDSAA
- a CDS encoding pilus assembly protein CpaE; protein product: MNAPWKPAMSGQRDPFHAFVCDDHSHDLLAMVAAEMGWAPEKVNKGGMRNAVQSLSVSASPQILFVDMSESGDPLNDINSLAEVCEPGTVVIAAGQVNDVRLYRDLLASGIQDYLLKPFGADQLRDALAQAQAVFFAPRDAAPERPHMTVAVIGTRGGVGASSIATSLGWLLSEKQKRPTALLDLDVHFGTNALAMDLEPGRGLTDAIDNPSRIDGLFIERAMVRASDTLAILSAEAPISQPMLTDGGAFYQLLEEFRAAFECSVIDLPRHMLIQHPHLMSDVNVAVVVTELTLAAARDSIRILSWLKSNAPQSRVLVVANRVHTGVPEINRKDFETSIERKVDILIPFDLRVAAQSAKLGKTLAETAKGSKVGSACATLLDAVVGAADDHEAAGDGKAAKKKGDSLLGKIGDLRSLIPARKEKAKA
- a CDS encoding type II and III secretion system protein family protein, which encodes MTRFNLHTGKAAVKPLIGPAIALGLAVAMAATPTTALNAAPSSMQDNAILMSVGGSKIINLNAKMSDVVIGDPNVVDVHVRAQNQLYLIAKAAGETSVFVTATNGKVLFSGTVRVGNNLTSIDDMLKLAMPGAQIAVNKMNGMVLLTGTVAAPEDAAEAERLTQAFVGKDVTVVSRLRTATPLQVSLQVKIAEVSRDLGHQVGVNLLGLANGSGRIIDRIGRADRQFVTGTTNPVTGRTSYNFNQVADGGTSLGFVANLLGMDVAGALDLAESSGLATSLAQPNLTALSGETASFLAGGEYPYTDSNGTQGNSIEFKQYGVQLAFTPTVLADGRISLRVRPTVSTLDFSVNTTVPALKSRTAETTVELGSGQAFMIAGLLNNDTANSISKTPGFGEIPILGSLFKSRRFQRHETELVILVTPYLVKPMNASDARLPTDGYRNSNVGQGLLFQQGTDGVSGARAPMPRREPSGPAPTPGPQASASLPVVAARAEGKRPAKTAAAPGFSF